The Gemmatimonadota bacterium genome has a segment encoding these proteins:
- a CDS encoding DUF3179 domain-containing (seleno)protein, giving the protein YYHQEQYAIPFNRVVDGQTLTFEKTLPRDTVYPFLLRDKETGSTWNLKGETIAGPLQNKTLEQLPSHNAFWFAWATFWQNTGIY; this is encoded by the coding sequence CTATTACCACCAGGAGCAATACGCAATACCCTTTAATCGGGTGGTCGATGGACAGACCCTCACATTTGAGAAAACGCTCCCCCGCGACACGGTCTATCCCTTTCTCCTCCGCGACAAGGAGACGGGCAGCACCTGGAACCTCAAAGGCGAAACCATTGCTGGGCCACTCCAAAATAAGACCTTAGAACAACTACCTTCCCATAATGCCTTCTGGTTTGCCTGGGCAACCTTCTGGCAGAATACTGGAATTTATTAG